In Labrus mixtus chromosome 11, fLabMix1.1, whole genome shotgun sequence, a single window of DNA contains:
- the LOC132983531 gene encoding fucolectin-1-like — protein MKYVLLFLLLTLLGTCSARNHENVALRGKATQSHRYPHNFGDASSAIDGNRESNFDAGSCTHTIEMDNPWWRVDLLDSYIVTSVVITNRGDCCAQRLNGAKVHIGNNLKDNGAANPLAGTISHIPAGISHTLTPSTRISGRYVTIVLPGANRYLTVCEVEVYGYHAPTGENLALKGKASQSSLYTEGNAYFAIDGNNDNNRVHGSCSHTDINFAPWWRLDLLKTHKVDSVKITNRKDLNYYQRLNGAELRIGDSLENNGNNNPRCVVLDNIPAGATVEFQCNGMDGRYVNVFIPGRKEYLTLCEVEVYGSVLD, from the exons ATGAAGTacgttttgttatttcttttgcTGACCCTCTTGGGAACGTGCTCAGCCAGAAATCATG AAAATGTGGCCTTGCGTGGCAAAGCAACTCAGTCGCATCGCTATCCGCATAACTTTGGGGATGCCTCCAGTGCAATCGATGGAAACCGTGAATCAAACTTCGACGCTGGTTCATGCACTCACACTATAGAAATGGACAACCCCTGGTGGAGAGTGGACCTGCTGGACAGCTACATCGTCACCTCCGTCGTCATCACCAACAGAGGAGACTGCTGTGCACAGAGGCTCAATGGGGCTAAGGTTCACATAGGCAACAACTTAAAAGACAATGGTGCTGCAAACCCACT gGCTGGAACAATATCTCACATTCCTGCAGGCAtctctcacacactgactcCAAGCACTCGTATCAGTGGACGTTATGTGACAATCGTTCTACCCGGTGCTAACAGGTATCTTACGGTCTGTGAAGTGGAGGTTTACGGGTACCATGCCCCGACAG gagaGAACCTGGCGCTCAAAGGAAAAGCCTCACAGTCATCATTGTATACAGAAGGCAACGCATACTTTGCTATTGATGGGAATAACGACAACAATCGGGTCCACGGGTCCTGCTCTCACACAGACATCAActtcgccccctggtggcgacTTGATTTGCTTAAAACCCATAAAGTGGATTCTGTTAAGATAACCAACCGCAAAGATCTTAATTACTATCAACGACTGAATGGAGCCGAGCTGCGCATTGGAGACTCACTTGAAAACAATGGCAACAACAACCCAAG ATGCGTCGTGCTGGATAACATCCCCGCCGGAGCGACTGTTGAATTTCAATGTAATGGGATGGATGGCCGCTACGTGAACGTATTCATCCCTGGAAGGAAGGAGTACCTGACCCTGTGCGAGGTGGAGGTTTATGGCTCCGTCCTGGATTAG
- the LOC132983166 gene encoding probable C-mannosyltransferase DPY19L1: protein MRLHGSMVYHSLQLVAFTVLAVLIMRLKLFLTPHMCIMASLICSKQLFGWIGEKFKHQAVVFVILAIMAIQGVANLQAQWAVIGEFSNLPQEELLDWIQENSQPDSVFADAMPTMASVKLSTGRPIVNHPHYEDAGLRTSYGNTLY, encoded by the exons ATGCGTCTTCACGGCTCA ATGGTGTACCACAGTCTGCAGCTGGTGGCCTTCACGGTCTTAGCCGTCCTCATCATGCGACTGAAGCTCTTCCTCACGCCCCACATGTGCATCATGGCCTCACTCATCTGCTCCAAACAG CTGTTTGGCTGGATCGGGGAGAAGTTCAAACACCAGGCTGTCGTGTTTGTAATCTTAGCCATCATGGCCATACAAGGTGTAGCCAACCTGCAGGCTCAGTGGGCCGTCATCGGAGAGTTCAGCAACCTGCcacaggaggagctgctggactGGATCCAGGAAAACTCCCAGCCTG ATTCTGTGTTTGCTGACGCCATGCCCACCATGGCTAGCGTGAAGCTTTCGACAGGTCGGCCCATAGTCAACCACCCCCACTATGAAGACGCTGGTCTCAG GACAAGTtacggtaacactttatattaa
- the LOC132983517 gene encoding fucolectin-1-like produces the protein MKYVLLFLLLTLLGMCSARNHENVALRGKATQSHRYEHNFGDASSAIDGNRESNFDAGSCTHTIEMDNPWWRVDLLDSYIVTSVVITNRGDCCAQRLNGAEVHIGNNLKDNGAANPLAGTISHIPAGSSHTLTPSTRISGRYVTIVLPGANRYLTLCEVEVYGYHAPTGENLALKGKASQSSLCIDGNAYFAIDGNNDNDQVHGSCSHTDINFAPWWRLDLLKTHKVDSVKITNRKSLRYYQRLNGAELRIGDSLENNGNNNSRCAVVDSIPAGATVEFQCNGMDGRYVNIFIPGKEEYLTLCEVEVYGSVLD, from the exons ATGAAGTacgttttgttatttcttttgcTGACCCTCTTGGGAATGTGCTCGGCCAGAAATCATG AAAATGTGGCCTTGCGTGGCAAAGCAACTCAGTCGCATCGCTATGAGCATAACTTTGGGGATGCCTCCAGTGCAATCGATGGAAACCGTGAATCAAACTTCGACGCTGGTTCATGCACTCACACTATAGAAATGGACAACCCCTGGTGGAGAGTGGACCTGCTGGACAGTTACATCGTCACCTCCGTCGTCATCACCAACAGAGGAGACTGCTGTGCACAGAGGCTCAATGGGGCTGAGGTTCACATAGGCAACAACTTAAAAGACAATGGTGCTGCAAACCCACT ggCTGGAACAATATCTCACATCCCTGCAGGCAGCTCGCACACCCTGACTCCAAGCACTCGTATCAGTGGACGTTATGTGACAATCGTTCTACCCGGTGCTAACAGGTATCTTACGCTCTGTGAAGTGGAGGTTTACGGGTACCATGCCCCGACAG GAGAGAACCTGGCGCTCAAAGGAAAAGCCTCACAGTCATCATTGTGTATAGACGGCAATGCATACTTTGCTATTGATGGGAATAACGACAACGATCAGGTCCACGGGTCCTGCTCTCACACCGACATCAActtcgccccctggtggcgacTTGATTTGCTTAAAACCCATAAAGTGGATTCTGTTAAGATAACCAACCGCAAAAGTCTTCGTTACTATCAACGACTGAATGGAGCCGAGCTGCGCATTGGAGACTCACTTGAAAACAATGGCAACAACAACTCAAG ATGCGCCGTGGTGGATAGCATCCCCGCCGGAGCGACTGTTGAATTTCAATGTAATGGGATGGATGGCCGCTATGTGAACATATTCATCCCTGGAAAGGAGGAGTACCTGACCCTGTGTGAGGTGGAGGTTTATGGCTCCGTCCTGGATTAG
- the LOC132983167 gene encoding probable C-mannosyltransferase DPY19L1 produces the protein MVYHSLQLVAFTVLAVLIMRLKLFLTPHMCIMASLICSKQLFGWIGEKFKHQAVVFVILAIMAIQGVANLQAQWAVIGEFSNLPQEELLDWIQENSQPDSVFAGAMPTMASVKLSTGRPIVNHPHYEDAGLR, from the exons ATGGTGTACCACAGTCTGCAGCTGGTGGCCTTCACGGTCTTAGCCGTCCTCATCATGCGACTGAAGCTCTTCCTCACGCCCCACATGTGCATCATGGCCTCACTCATCTGCTCCAAACAG CTGTTTGGCTGGATCGGGGAGAAGTTCAAACACCAGGCTGTCGTGTTTGTAATCTTAGCCATCATGGCCATACAAGGTGTAGCCAACCTGCAGGCTCAGTGGGCCGTCATCGGAGAGTTCAGCAACCTGCcacaggaggagctgctggactGGATCCAGGAAAACTCCCAGCCTG ATTCTGTGTTTGCTGGCGCCATGCCCACCATGGCTAGCGTGAAGCTTTCGACAGGTCGGCCCATCGTCAACCACCCCCACTATGAAGACGCTGGTCTCAG ATAG